The genome window ATTCGGAGTGCATGCGGACAAGCGGTATGCCGTCTTCTCCGGAGAGGTCGCCCTTGATGAGCGCGATGTGCTCGCGTCCGTCCAGAACGCTGGCGAAGGCCGCTACCCGGAACTCGGCCAGCTTCGTCGGCAGCCTGGCGTCCGCCACCCTCTCCACGATCCGGGTTCTTCGGAGACGGTAGGCGACGAGTTGAGCGGTCGTTATGAAACGGAGCCCGTGGTCGCTCGCGAACTCGAGGAGGTCGGAGCGCCGGGCCATGGTGCCATCCTCGTTGAGTATCTCGCAGATGACTCCCAAGGGCGAGAGTCCGGCCGCTTCCGCAAGATCGACCGACGCTTCGGTCTGGCCCACCCTTCTCAGCACTCCTCCCGGCTTCGCGACGAGTGGAAAGATGTGCCCGGGGCGGCGCAGGTCTTCAGGACGCGTGGTCTCGTCGGCGAGAAGCTCAATCGTTCGCGCCCGATCCTGCGCGCTGATCCCGGTCGTTACTCCGAACTTCCGGTGCGCGTCGACCGAGACGGTGAACGCGGTGCGCTGGGGGTCGGTGTTGTTCCTGGCCATGGGCGGGAGGTCGAGCGCCCTCGCCCTCTCTTCCGTGAGTGCGGCGCAGATGAGGCCTCGGCCGTGGCGGGTCATGAAATTGACCGCCTCCGGTGTGACCTTCTCCGCCGCCATGACCAGGTCGCCTTCGTTTTCACGGTCTTCGTCGTCCGCGACGATCACCATGCGACCGGCGGCGATGTCGTCGATGGCGTCCCGCACCGAATCGAACTTCATCGGAGCGCGCCGGCGCGGGCCACGTACTTGGCCAGGATATCCCCTTCCACGTTGACGGGATCTCCCGCCCGCAGCTTCCCGAGATTGGTGTGTTTCAGCGTGTGCGAGATCAGGCCGACCGCCACCTGTCGCTCCGATCCTAGTCTGGCGACGGTCAGGCTGACTCCGTTGAGGGCGATCGAGCCTTGGGCCACGGAGAGCGCGTGCACCTTCTCGGGTACTTGGACCCGCAGCTCGGCTCCCTGCTCGCGCTCCTCGAGGGAGAGCGTGCGACCGACCCCGTCGACATGGCCTTGGACGAAATGGCCCTGGAATCTGCCGGAGGCGGGAAGCGCGAGCTCGAGGTTGACCGAGCGGCCCGGTCGATATTCGCTCGCAAGGGTCCGGGAGAGCGTCTCGGGTATGAGTTCGAACGAGAAGGTGCGCCGGTCCGATCCCGTGTTGGTGACGCAGGCGCCGTCGACCGCGACCGAGTCTCCGGCTCCGATCTGGGGGGCGATCTCCGGAGCCCGCACTCGACACCTGGTCATGCCGCCGCCGAGCGGTTCGAGCTGAACCACCTCTCCTACGGCTTCGACGATGCCTGTGAACACTCTAGATCCTCCCTGGTTGTCTCGAAGACCTGGAGCAGGTCCTCGCCAAGCCGGCGCGGCGCCGCGACCGGACGCCAGACGCTCGCGCCCGCCATGGGGAATGCCCGTTCTCCATCGGGAAACGCCGGCACACCCCGGCCGCCAAGTAATTTAGGGGCTGTGAAGAGGTAGACGTGGCTCGCGAGGCCGGTTTCGAGGAACCCGGACGCAAGCGCTCCGCCGCCTTCGCAGAGAAGCGAGCGCATTCCCAACCGCCAGGTCAGAACGAGCGCCGCTCGCAGATCGACCCGGCCTTCGTCACCGCCGGGAACGCGATGAACCCGCACACCGGCGGCTTCCAGTCTCGCCACCCGTTCGGGAGAGGCGCTTCTTGTCGTCAGGACGTGGACCGGCGCCTTGCCGTCGGTCGCCATCCTGGCGGTCGGAGGGAGCAGGGCTCGGGAGTCGACGACGACGCGGGCGGGCGGCCGG of Gemmatimonadota bacterium contains these proteins:
- a CDS encoding bifunctional 3,4-dihydroxy-2-butanone-4-phosphate synthase/GTP cyclohydrolase II; the encoded protein is MKFDSVRDAIDDIAAGRMVIVADDEDRENEGDLVMAAEKVTPEAVNFMTRHGRGLICAALTEERARALDLPPMARNNTDPQRTAFTVSVDAHRKFGVTTGISAQDRARTIELLADETTRPEDLRRPGHIFPLVAKPGGVLRRVGQTEASVDLAEAAGLSPLGVICEILNEDGTMARRSDLLEFASDHGLRFITTAQLVAYRLRRTRIVERVADARLPTKLAEFRVAAFASVLDGREHIALIKGDLSGEDGIPLVRMHSECLTGDVFGSVRCDCGEQLRTALSMVADSGCGAVVYLRQEGRGIGLSAKVKAYHLQDGGLDTVEANRHLGFKADLRDYGIGAQILLDLGIRRLRLLTNNPRKIVGLDGYNLEITDRVPLKIEPGEHNRRYLETKRLKLGHVL
- a CDS encoding riboflavin synthase produces the protein MFTGIVEAVGEVVQLEPLGGGMTRCRVRAPEIAPQIGAGDSVAVDGACVTNTGSDRRTFSFELIPETLSRTLASEYRPGRSVNLELALPASGRFQGHFVQGHVDGVGRTLSLEEREQGAELRVQVPEKVHALSVAQGSIALNGVSLTVARLGSERQVAVGLISHTLKHTNLGKLRAGDPVNVEGDILAKYVARAGALR